The Paenibacillus macerans genome includes a window with the following:
- the queC gene encoding 7-cyano-7-deazaguanine synthase QueC — translation MLKNEKAVVVFSGGQDSTTCLFWAKKQFGEVEAVTFDYGQRHAREIECAKDIAQELDIKHTILDMSLLGQLTQNALTRSDIAIVQKDGELPSTFVDGRNHLFLSFAAVLAKGIGAKHIVTGVCETDFSGYPDCRDVFVKSLNVTLNLAMDYEFVIHTPLMWIDKAETWKLADELGAFDFVRERTLTCYNGVIGDGCGECPACKLRKAGLDKYLLERQGADKQ, via the coding sequence ATGCTTAAAAACGAAAAAGCGGTCGTCGTCTTTAGCGGCGGTCAAGACAGCACCACCTGCCTGTTCTGGGCGAAAAAGCAGTTCGGCGAAGTGGAGGCCGTGACGTTCGATTACGGCCAGCGCCACGCTCGCGAAATCGAATGCGCCAAGGACATCGCCCAAGAGCTTGATATCAAGCACACAATTCTCGACATGAGCCTGCTCGGCCAGTTGACGCAAAACGCGCTGACCCGCAGCGACATCGCCATCGTGCAAAAGGACGGGGAGCTCCCCAGCACGTTCGTGGACGGGCGCAATCACCTGTTCCTCAGCTTTGCGGCCGTCCTGGCCAAAGGGATCGGCGCCAAGCATATCGTGACCGGCGTCTGCGAGACCGATTTCAGCGGGTATCCCGACTGCCGCGACGTGTTCGTCAAATCGCTGAACGTGACGCTCAATTTGGCGATGGATTACGAATTCGTGATCCACACGCCGCTGATGTGGATCGACAAGGCCGAGACGTGGAAGCTGGCCGACGAGCTAGGGGCCTTCGATTTTGTGCGCGAACGGACGCTCACCTGCTATAACGGCGTCATCGGCGACGGCTGCGGCGAATGCCCGGCCTGCAAGCTGCGCAAAGCCGGCCTGGACAAATACCTGCTGGAGCGTCAGGGGGCGGACAAACAATGA
- a CDS encoding 6-carboxytetrahydropterin synthase, translating to MSRTPGEFRIVESLQKLGRDIGKEQLRYHRRRVLVSKEFTFDAAHHLHAYEGKCKNLHGHTYKAVFGISALPNEIGITVDFGTIKEIWKNEIEVYLDHRYLNETLPPMNTTAENTVVWLFEKMEAALGSETYRNVVLEGRTEFVRLYETPTSYAEVRREWMLDE from the coding sequence ATGAGCCGGACGCCGGGCGAATTTCGAATCGTCGAATCGCTGCAGAAGCTGGGTCGCGACATCGGCAAGGAGCAGCTGCGCTACCACCGGCGCCGCGTTCTCGTCAGCAAGGAATTTACTTTCGACGCCGCCCACCATCTGCATGCCTATGAAGGCAAATGCAAAAATCTGCACGGCCACACGTATAAAGCCGTGTTTGGCATCAGCGCCCTGCCTAACGAGATCGGCATTACCGTTGATTTCGGCACGATTAAGGAGATCTGGAAAAACGAGATCGAAGTTTATCTCGATCACCGTTATTTGAACGAAACGCTGCCGCCGATGAATACGACGGCGGAAAACACGGTCGTATGGCTGTTCGAGAAAATGGAAGCCGCGCTTGGGTCGGAGACCTACCGGAATGTCGTGCTGGAAGGCCGGACGGAGTTCGTCCGCCTGTACGAGACGCCGACCAGCTATGCCGAAGTCAGACGGGAGTGGATGCTGGATGAATAA
- the queE gene encoding 7-carboxy-7-deazaguanine synthase QueE: MNNPPIPVLEVFGPTVQGEGMVIGQKTMFVRTAGCDYRCVWCDSAFTWDGSAKDAIRFMTPAAIWEELREIGGDRFSHVTLSGGNPALLPQLAGLVALLHAKGVAIAVETQGSRWQDWLAEIEQVTLSPKPPSSGMETDWAILDDIVTKLSHRPHPLAVSLKVVVFDEADLAYAKQVHARYPDTPMYVQVGNPDVRRMDIREHAADLLRRYEALIDKVVASSELNNVRVLPQLHALVWGNKRGV, encoded by the coding sequence ATGAATAACCCGCCGATTCCCGTGCTGGAAGTGTTTGGACCAACCGTTCAGGGCGAGGGCATGGTCATCGGGCAAAAAACGATGTTCGTCCGCACCGCCGGCTGCGATTACCGCTGCGTCTGGTGCGACTCGGCCTTCACCTGGGACGGCAGCGCCAAAGACGCGATCCGCTTCATGACGCCGGCGGCGATCTGGGAAGAGCTGCGGGAGATCGGCGGCGATCGTTTCTCGCACGTCACGCTGTCGGGCGGCAACCCCGCCCTACTGCCGCAGCTCGCCGGCCTGGTGGCACTGCTGCACGCCAAGGGCGTTGCCATCGCCGTCGAGACGCAAGGCTCGCGCTGGCAGGACTGGCTGGCCGAGATCGAGCAGGTCACGCTGTCGCCCAAGCCGCCGAGCTCGGGAATGGAGACCGATTGGGCTATTCTGGACGATATCGTGACCAAGCTGTCCCATCGCCCCCATCCCTTGGCCGTCAGCCTGAAGGTCGTCGTGTTTGACGAGGCCGATCTCGCCTACGCCAAACAAGTGCACGCCCGCTACCCGGATACGCCGATGTATGTGCAGGTCGGCAATCCCGACGTACGGCGGATGGATATCCGGGAGCATGCCGCCGATCTGCTGCGGCGCTATGAAGCGTTGATCGACAAGGTTGTCGCCTCGTCCGAATTGAATAACGTGCGCGTTCTGCCGCAGCTGCATGCCCTCGTATGGGGGAACAAACGCGGCGTATAG